TAGTGAGTACTTCGCTGACAGTGGAGACGAAGGTGTTGTTGACGGTACGGTCGACGGTGGTCGCGCCTTGATCGGTGATTTTCGGGGAGATTGGGCTCGATTTTTCGTTGACATAGTATTCCAGCGTCGGCCGGTTCTTGCTGTCGGTCACGACGTTGGCGAGATCCTCGCTGAAATTGGAGGGGATGATGATTGCCGCATAGCAGTCGCCGGACTGTATCGCTTCCATCGCTTCGGCCTTGCCCATGAATTCCCAGCCAAGCTGGTCGTTGTCTTTCAGCGTGTCTTCGATCTGGTCGCCGAGGTTCATTTTGCCGAGCAGGGCGTTGTCGGTGCCTTTATCGACGTTGGCCACGGCAACTTTGATGCCTTGGGTGTTGCCGTACGGATTCCAGAATCCGTAGATGTTGAACCATGCGTACAGCGGCGGAATGATGATTATGCCGATCATGATGACCCAGGCGGCGGGTACGGTGACGAGTCGTTTGAGGTCACGACGCAGAATCTGCAGTACGTTGCGCATTGTCTCCCCAGTCCAATGGATGTTCGACCGTGTTCGCGCGTAGCGATACGTTATCCGTAGCGCTACGCCTCCCGTATCGTAATACCCGTTCTCGGACAAATTTGGGCACGGACGTAAATGCGCTCCGCCCATGACTGAAATAAACACGACAAACTGCGGCGGAACTGTGAATCTTGCCGTTAATGACCGCACAACTTGCATTCTGTGCATGCGCAAGTCGAGTCTGTTGTCTGCGATCTTGTGATTACGAGATGGCACGTGACTTGTGCAGACAGCAATCGCAGGTTGTGCTGGTTGCGCACAAACAATCCTCTCGTGTAGCGCACTGCGATTGGGTTTTGGTAGCGTTGTACAAGGAAGGACGAATAGTATGGGCAGAACCGAAGAAGTGAGCGCGGCCATCGCCGACGAAACCGAAATCACAGCGATCGAAGAGGCCGGAATCATTGCGCAATCAAAATCGGCGGAAGCCGACGACAATCCGGCCGACCGTAGACTGCCGCTGATTGCACGCATTTACGGCATCGTCATGCTGGTCGAAGGCGTGGTGACGTTGCCGATCATCGTGATTTCCTGCCTGTATGCAGTCCAAGCCGCGCTTTCCGGCAGGCTGGCGTTTGGCGCGCTGAACCTCACCACTATTCTGTCGGTTATTCATGCTGCGGTGCTGCTGGTCTCCACCGCATGCCTTGCGATTTTCGGCATGCTGCTGATTCTCAACAAGCGTCGGCACATCGCGCAATGGACGTATTTGATGATTCCGCTCACGCTTGCGGAAGGCCTATTGTCGTTGTCGTTGCAGGGTTTGGGTGTGAATCTGATCAGTCCGGTCGTGCAGCTGCTTGTATTGGTTGCGTTGCATATTACGGCCGATCCGTCGCTGCGCGAGGAGCGTCGTTTGCAGTTCGCGCTTCGTCGTTTGGATGCGCGCAGCGAGTATGAGACGGCTGTTTCGAAGGGCATGGCCGGCCGTGATCTGACTGGCAAAGGCTATATTTCGTTGGATTTCTTCAACTTATTCTGGCTGTTTGTGGTCGGTTGCGTGTTTGGTCTGGTGGTGGAGACGCTGTACCACTATGTGCTGTTCGGCGAATGGCAGGATCGCGCCGGATTTTTGTGGGGGCCGTTCTCGCCTATCTACGGTTTTGGCGCGGTGATTCTGACGGTGTTGCTCAACCACTTGTGGCGGTCGAATTGGATGCTGATTTTCTGCGCGAGCGCGGTGATTGGCGGCGCGTTTGAATATTTCACCAGCTGGTTCATGGAAGTTGCGTTCGGTATTCGCGCGTGGGATTACACAGGCAAATGGCTGTCGATTGATGGGCGCACATCCGGCAAATACATGTTTTTCTGGGGAATACTTGGCTTGGTGTGGGTGAAGCTGATTCTGCCGCATTTGCTTGCGATGATTCAGCGTATTCCGTGGAAGATTCGCTATACGTTGACGGCGGTGTGCTTTGCGCTGATTTTCGTTGACGGCGTGATGACGTTGATGGCGCTGGATGCCTGGTATTCGCGTATGGCGGGTATTGCGCAGAATTCGCCTGTTTCGCAATTCTTCGCCACGTATTTCGACGACGACTTCATGGCCAATCGGTTCCAGACCATGACGCTCGACCCGTCTACTGCCGGTCGCATGTAGCGGGCTGGCTGGGCTGGGCTATGCGGCGAAGCTTTGTGCGAGCTGGCGGATCAGATCCGGCCTATGTCCGCTCCATGAGGAGTTCGGTGAGATGACGACCGGAATCTGTTTGAAACCAGCGTTTTTGATCTGTTCGAAGGTGGACGGGTTCTTCGTCAGATCGACGGTGTCGTAACGCACGCCCAGCTTTGCAAGCTCTTGTTCGGTGGCTTCGCATTGCGGGTTGCTCGGATTGGTGAAGACGGTCACGGTCATTCGATTTCCTCCCTATGCAAATGGCTTTCGTCGTTTGTGAAAGCCGTGTCGGCCACGTTCTTCGGTTATGCTCGCTTACGCAAGCCACTATCTAGCATACACACTACCGGTAGTGGTGTGTCGTGAGATCCTTCACTGTATATAGTGGGGAATTCCCCAGAATTCCCAAAAATACGAACGTTTGTTCGAATATGCTCCAGTGTACCTCAAACTACGGAATTCGCGTCTGAGCGCATGTCGCAATCCAGTTGCCATTTATGGTGGGCGCATCGATTGAAAATGTGTGTTGATGGGTGTGGGGCGAATGCAAGCGGCTTTCGCGTGCGGATGTGGCCGTGACTACTCGATTGAGGGAAGGGAAGTACATGTCACCCCCCCCCATAGGATGTCTGATGGGGTGTAGCGCGAGTTTTCCCGTGCGAACGTGTCGAAAAATCCGACTTCCTGACTTACTTTGGCGTGGTAGTGCGCTTGGTGTGTGTGGGGAACTTCAAGGGGGTTTTGAGCGTTCTTTAGGGAAATGTATCTACGCTATGCTGAAGTCTGGCGGTTTTCCGTCGGAAATAGGAAAACCCTGGAAGTCGAATGGCTTCCAGGGTCGTGGATGGTTGGTCGCTGGCAAGGGCAGCGCATCAGAGTGCGGAAGTGTTTTCGAAGGCTCTTCCGCACTTGTCAACTGCGTTTGAGGTATAGCCCTCGCCGGCAGCCAGCCAAGTCTTTATACTACCCCCCCCCCATAGGCATACTCGGATTATGAGAGGGCGTGTTTGCGAAGTCACGTAATCAATAGAACGACGATTTGGCTTCGTGCAAGCTTTCCTTGAAAATCATCCCGGAAATCATCTCACACGAAGCCAAACCAGATCATTCCTACGTGAACGACGCTTCGGCTAAGCTAAGCTCAACTGGGCTCAGGCGCGCTTGCGCAGCACGGTGATGCCAGCGAAGCCGAGCAGAGCGAGCACAGCGAACACCGCAACACCGCCGACGGTGGCACCGGTGTTGCCGAGAACGGCCTTCTTGATCTTCTGGGCAACGGTCTTCTTGGTGTTGCTCTTGGTGTCGTTCTTCTTGGTGGTGTCGGCCGGCTTGCTGTCATCCTTCTTGGAGTCGTCGGTCGGAGCGTCCTTGTACATGGCGTACACGGCCCAGTTGCCGGTCACGACCATGTCCGGGTCGACCGGAACGTCGCCGTCGTTGGAGGCGAAGCCCCAGCCGGTGAAGATCTTGCCCTCGACGGCCGGTGCCTGGATGCCGAGCGCGTACTGGGAGAACTTGACCTTGTCCTTGGCGTAGTAGCCGACGGTCTGGATGAGCTTGTCGGTGCCTGCGTAGAAGGAGACCACGTTCTGGGTGGTGTCATCCTCGGTCGGAGCGTCCTTGTACATGGCGTACACGGCCCAGTTGCCGGTCACGACCATGTCCGGGTCGACCGGAACGTCGCCGTCGTTGGAGGCGAAGCCCCAGCCGGTGAAGATCTTGCCCTCGACGGCCGGTGCCTGGATGCCTGCGGCGTAGGTGGAGAACTTGACGTGGTCCTTGGCGTAGTAGCCGACGGTCTGGATGAGCTTGTCGGTGCCTGCGTAGAAGGAGACCACGTTCTGGGTGGTGTCATCCTCGGTCGGAGCGTCCTTGTACATGGCGTACACGGCCCAGTTGCCGGTCACTTCTGCGTCCGGGTCGACTGCGACGTCGCCGTCGTTGGAGGCGAAGCCCCAGCCGGTGAAGATCTTGCCCTCGACGGCCGGTGCCTGGATGCCTGCGGCGTAGGTGGAGAACTTGACGTGGTCCTTGGCGTAGTAGCCGACGGTCTGGATCAGCTTGTCGGTGCCTGCGTAGAAGGAGACCACGTTCTGGGTGGTGTCATCCTTCTTTTCCGCGTTCTTGTACATCGGGTAGACGGCCCAGTTGCCGGTCACTTCTGCGTTCGGGTCGACCGGAACGTCGCCGTCGTTGGAGGCGAAGCCCCAGCCGGTGAAGATCTTGCCCTCGACGGCCGGTGCCTGGATGCCCAGTGCGTACTGGGAGAACTTGAAGTGGTCCTTGGCGTAGTAGCTCACGGTCTGGATCAGCTCGTTCTTGGTGTTGTAGAAGGAAACCGTGTTCAGAGTCTTATCTTCCGAAGCCGGAGTGTTCTTGTACATCGGGTAGACGGCCCAGTTGCCGGTCACTTCTGCGTTCGGGTCGACCGGAACGTTGCCGTCGTTGGAGGCGAAGCCCCAGCCGGTGAAGGTCTTGCCTTCGACTGCGGGTGCCTGGATGCCTGCGGCGTAGGTGGAGAACTTGGCCTTGTCCTTGGCGTAGTAGCTCACGGTCTGGATGAGCTTGTCGGTGCCGGCGTAGAAGGAGACGGTGTACTGGGTATTGTCGTCCTGTGCCGGAGTATTCGCGTACGTCGCGTATACGGCGATATTCCCGCACACCGGATCGGTGTCCTTGAGCATGGGGCCCTCGGAGTAAGCCCAGCCGGTGAAGGTCTTGCCCTCAACAGTCGGTGCTGTGATGCCTGTGGCGAACATGGAGAACGCGGTGCCCTTTTGGTAGCCGGTCTTCTGGATAAGAGTGCCATCTGCGGCATAGAACGAGACTTCGACAATCGTGGAGTCGCTCTGAGTGGACACGGCCGAGTTCTGGTTCTGGTCACCTTCGGCCATTGCGACTGCCGGTGCCAAGGCAGCCAGAGTCGCTACAGCTGCAACGCCCGCAATAATCTTTTTGCTAAAAGACATTTGGGGAAACCCTTTCTTAGTTACGTAACTAATTGCCCCAAAGCGATGCCTTCGAAATACCGCCCTGAATGCGTGGCGTTCCCCCTCATAAGAATTCCAGAAAGCCATGATAGCTGCCCCCTAGCGACTTTTTCCAGAGGCTAGGGCGTGTTCGTTGGAATTGCAATCTTTCTCGATTCCCACACTTTCCTATTGCCGTTGTATTGGCGGAAGCCTTTTGGAATCGGCAAGGTGCCATCCCGTCAAGGCGTCTTGCCTGTAAGGGAGGAATCCGACGGTGGCGATGGCAGGGTGTTTGCCGGTGCGGATGATGATGTGACAATCCGTGTTTGGGGTGCGAACAATGTGAGCTCGTCTAATTGCATCTGGAGCCAAAACCGCGGGAATTGAAAAACCCTTGGAATCTAATGTTTCCAAGGGTTTCATATGTGCCCCCCGTGGGATTCGAACCCACAACCCACGACTTAAAAGGACGCTGCTCTAACCGTTGAGCTAGAGGGGCAACAAAGAGCTAGTATACAGCATATTTACGCAAAACGCCACACAAATCAGCTATAAGTGACAAAAAACGTGGATTATCACCAAGTCATCGCCGAATCATCATCGAATTCCCGCGAATCGCAGCATCATTTCTGCATATCTGCTCGTACAGTGGAATGCATGTCATGTACCACGATTCTTATAGGAAAGAAAGCCAGCTACGACGGCTCCACTATCATCGCACGCGACGATGATTCCGGTTCCGGCCGTTACGATCCGAAGAAATTCATTGCGGTCGCGCCGCAAGACCAACCGCGGCATTATCGCAGTGTGCTCAGTCATGTCGAAATCGATCTTCCCGACAATCCATGCCGATACAGCATTGTGCCGAACGTGCTGCCAAATCGCGGAATTCTCGCGGAAGCGGGCGTCAACGAGCACAATGTGGCGATGAGCGCCACCGAAACCATCGCAGTCAACGAGCGCGTGCTGGCCGCTGATCCGCTCGTTGAGTTGCAACCGGCGAACAAAGCCGCTAATACCCCTGAAATTCCGGGCGGAATCGGAGAAGAAGACATCATCACCCTTGTGTTGCCTTACGTAACCACGGCACGCGAAGGCGTCGCACGTCTCGCCGAACTGCTTGAAACATACGGCACCTACGAATCGAATGGCATCATCATTTCCGACGTAAACGAAATCTGGTATGTCGAAACGATCGGCGGACATCATTGGATCGCCCGCCGCGTGCCTGACGACTGCTATGCGACCATCCCCAACCAGCTCGGCATCGACGATTTCGACTTTGACGACGCCTTCAACACCCAACGTGAATTCATGTGCAGTGCCGATTTGCGTGAATTCATGGATGCGCACCACCTTGACCGCACTATGAGCGCGGCTGCAAGTAGCGGCTTCGGATTCCAGCCGACGAGCGCTTTCGGAAACGTCAATATGAACGGTGGCAGTAATAGCAGTAGCGGCGCGGCGCTGAGACGCAACCATTTCAATCCGCGCACAGCTTTCGGCACCGCCACCACCAAAGACCGCATCTACAACACTCCGCGTGCCTGGTACATGCAGCGCTACCTCAATCCAAGTGAGGATTGGGATTCGCCGGCCGCCCGATATACGCCCGCGTCCGACGATATTCCGTGGTGTCGCGTGCCTGAGAACGCTGTGACGCTCGAAGACGTCGATTTCCTGATGAGCGCACACTTCGAGGGAACCCCTTACGACCCGTACGGTACTCTCGGAACGTCGGAAAGCCGCCATCGCTACCGTCCGATCGGCATCAACCGCACCGGGCATATGGTGGCCATGCAGATCCGCCCGTACGCGCCGGAAACCAGCCGCTCGATCATGTGGATTTCGTACGGTTCCGGCCCCTTCACCGCGGCCACGCCGTTCTATGCGAACGTCGACGATACGCCCGCCTACCTGCGCGACACCACGCCGGAAGTCTCGACCAACAATCTGTACTGGGCGAACCGTTTGATCGCCGCGCTCGCCGACGCGCATTTCTACGAAACCAGCAATGCGATCGAAGAATTTGCGGAATCGGCCCGCGCGTATGGTCATCGTCTGGTGGAACGTACTGATGCCGAATTGCGTGAGATGACCGCGCAGTCGAGCGCGTCCGAATCACAAAAGAGTACAGAAACCGCGGAGATTACGGAAGACGCAAGTATTGCAATCATCGCCAGACTGCAGCAGTCCAACGAAGAAATGGCGGAATACTTGCGCACTCACGTTACGAAACTGCTCAACGACGTGCTCTACACGTCCAGCAATCTCATGCACAACAGTTTCGCCATGTCCGACCGCTGGAACTGAGCATAAAGTCTTGAAATCCGGCAAAACCCGTCCCAATGAGCTAGGTTTCCGCGCTCGGGGCGGTTCCGCATGAACGTAGGCTGTTGGAAGCGTCAGTGCTGCTTCCAACAGCCTCACGACTGCATCCTCGCCCCGTCGTCAGTTCTGCCATATATAAGGCAGATAGTGCCATCCAGACCGTCGATTGACCATCAAATCGTCGGAAATCGCAATCAGTTGAACCCGACGACGTGTTCCGCCACGAAATATCCCTTGCGAATCACGAAACGACCGATTGACCCGCGCAAATTCAACGCACGAGACATGGCTTTCTTGCGCACATCCTTGTAAATAGTGGGGGAGTACGCCTTAATGTCGTCCCACATATCCTTTTTCTTCTCATAATTTTCCGGATCGCGAGACAAAATCATGAACACACTTGCCACGGAACTTTCAATCGCCAGGAAGTGGATCATATAACGGTACAGGCCGTCCGGTACCGTGTCGCGTTCCGGAGTGGCGTGCACCATGCACTGGTTGACGAGGCGCAGCTGGTCGACACGGCGGATCATCACATCGGTCTGCACGCTTTGCCCGTCGCGCCCGATGAAATAGTGGTAGAACGGCGTATCCAAATACTTCATGGTCTTCACCCACGGGAATGGTTGGTACGCGTAAATGAAATCCACGTAGAACGTGTGCTCCGGCAGTTGCATGCCGGACTCTCGCACCACGGAAGTACGGTACGTCAGCGCGTGCATGAGAATGTATTCAGCCAAGCCGAAATGCCCAAGATCGTTCCAAGTCAGGCGCTCGCCGGCCTTCATGGCATGGCGGAAGTTCACTACATGCTTGTTGCGTTTGCCAACCTTGTCATACACATAATTGGTGACGAGCATGTCGATCGGCTCGGTGGAATCGGCCTCTTCGCGCAGCACGGCCATGACTTGTTCGAGTGCTTCGGGACCGACCCAATCGTCGGCGTCCACGACCTTCACATACATGCCGTTTGCTGCCGCGATGCCGGTGTTGACGGCCCCTCCGTGCCCCCTGTTCTCCTGGTGGATGGCGCGCACGATGCCTGGATAGCGGGCCTCGAATTTCTGTGCCATTTCCAGCGTGCCGTCGGATGATCCGTCATCCACGATCAGCACTTCGATATCGTCGTTGCGCTTCGCTGCGATTAACGACATGACGCATCGTTCCAAATATTCGGTCATATTGTACGCGGGCACCACGAAGGTGAGCGTCTTCTTCTCCTGCATAGTCTTCCTTGGTCGGCCGAGGTGACCTTCCGCGTGCGCGTGGTCACTGCGTAACGAAACTAACGTAGCACCTTGTTCGCTTCAGGGGAACGGTTTGTGCGCAATAGGCACCCTGAATAGTTCAATCTGCACCTGAAATTTCCCTTAAGGGTATCGTTGTTGACGATTCGTCGGTTTTCGTCGATGTTTATTGGCTGTTGTGCTGCTTACGATTCCTCTGTTGCGGGCACTGTTTAATTCCTGCGCTTGGCATCTGTTGGAGTGGGCTGCGATGCTTGCGGTGACAGGGTGCGGCTGGGTCTTACGACTGCTGTTCGGCTTGTGTGTCTTGGCTTCCGGCTGCGCCTTGTTCGGTGTTCTGTTCAGCGTTCTGCCCGGCTGGGCTTTCCGTATTGTTTTGTGATTGTGCCTCTTTTGCGGCCTTGCGCTCACGTTTCGCGATTTCCTTGATTTCGCGCCTTTCCTGCTTCTCCGCCTCTTTTGCGGCTTTGTCGCTTTCGAAACGCAGTTCCGGCTTGGCTTCCATGCGGCTCAAGCCATGCCAGGCCAGATTCACGATGTGCGCGGCGAGCTGCTCCTTGCTGAGCTTGCGCTGGTCGGCCCAATATTGGCAGGTGTAGACGGTCATGCCGATGAGCATCTGCGCGTAGTACGGCACGCCCTTGGCGGGCAGATGCTGCCGCTTGAACGCCTCGGTGAGTATGTCTTCGACGCGGATGGAGATGTCGCCGAGCAGCGAGTTGAATGATCCCGCGGGATCGGTTTTCGGCGAATCGCGGGTGAGCACGCGGAATCCCTCGGCGTTCTCCTCGACATAGGTGAGCAGTGCGAGGGCGGTGCGTTCGACGATCTGCCGCGGATGCGCCTGCGGATCGGATAGCGCGTTGATGAGGGTGTCGGTGAGCGCGCGCATTTCGCGGTCCACCACCACGGCGTACAGGCCCTCTTTACCTCCGAAATGCTCGTACACAATGGGTTTTGACACTTTTGCGGTGGCGGCGATCTCCTCCACGCTCACTGCTTCGAAACCCTTCGACGCGAACAGCGAACGACCGATTTCGATGAGCTGCTCGCGCCGCTGATACGACGTCATTCTGGATGTGTTAGCCATGCTGTCCAGTTTTTCACGTCCCGTGGATAGTCTGTCCGATTCTGCAGAATCGGACAATTGTGGTGCGTTTGACGGTGCTTACTTGTCCGTTTCTCCCGAATCGGACATTCGTGGTGCGTCCGCGGGGCGGGGCCGGAG
This window of the Bifidobacterium pseudocatenulatum DSM 20438 = JCM 1200 = LMG 10505 genome carries:
- a CDS encoding putative ABC transporter permease; translated protein: MGRTEEVSAAIADETEITAIEEAGIIAQSKSAEADDNPADRRLPLIARIYGIVMLVEGVVTLPIIVISCLYAVQAALSGRLAFGALNLTTILSVIHAAVLLVSTACLAIFGMLLILNKRRHIAQWTYLMIPLTLAEGLLSLSLQGLGVNLISPVVQLLVLVALHITADPSLREERRLQFALRRLDARSEYETAVSKGMAGRDLTGKGYISLDFFNLFWLFVVGCVFGLVVETLYHYVLFGEWQDRAGFLWGPFSPIYGFGAVILTVLLNHLWRSNWMLIFCASAVIGGAFEYFTSWFMEVAFGIRAWDYTGKWLSIDGRTSGKYMFFWGILGLVWVKLILPHLLAMIQRIPWKIRYTLTAVCFALIFVDGVMTLMALDAWYSRMAGIAQNSPVSQFFATYFDDDFMANRFQTMTLDPSTAGRM
- a CDS encoding glutaredoxin family protein, with product MTVTVFTNPSNPQCEATEQELAKLGVRYDTVDLTKNPSTFEQIKNAGFKQIPVVISPNSSWSGHRPDLIRQLAQSFAA
- a CDS encoding InlB B-repeat-containing protein, with protein sequence MSFSKKIIAGVAAVATLAALAPAVAMAEGDQNQNSAVSTQSDSTIVEVSFYAADGTLIQKTGYQKGTAFSMFATGITAPTVEGKTFTGWAYSEGPMLKDTDPVCGNIAVYATYANTPAQDDNTQYTVSFYAGTDKLIQTVSYYAKDKAKFSTYAAGIQAPAVEGKTFTGWGFASNDGNVPVDPNAEVTGNWAVYPMYKNTPASEDKTLNTVSFYNTKNELIQTVSYYAKDHFKFSQYALGIQAPAVEGKIFTGWGFASNDGDVPVDPNAEVTGNWAVYPMYKNAEKKDDTTQNVVSFYAGTDKLIQTVGYYAKDHVKFSTYAAGIQAPAVEGKIFTGWGFASNDGDVAVDPDAEVTGNWAVYAMYKDAPTEDDTTQNVVSFYAGTDKLIQTVGYYAKDHVKFSTYAAGIQAPAVEGKIFTGWGFASNDGDVPVDPDMVVTGNWAVYAMYKDAPTEDDTTQNVVSFYAGTDKLIQTVGYYAKDKVKFSQYALGIQAPAVEGKIFTGWGFASNDGDVPVDPDMVVTGNWAVYAMYKDAPTDDSKKDDSKPADTTKKNDTKSNTKKTVAQKIKKAVLGNTGATVGGVAVFAVLALLGFAGITVLRKRA
- a CDS encoding C69 family dipeptidase: MSCTTILIGKKASYDGSTIIARDDDSGSGRYDPKKFIAVAPQDQPRHYRSVLSHVEIDLPDNPCRYSIVPNVLPNRGILAEAGVNEHNVAMSATETIAVNERVLAADPLVELQPANKAANTPEIPGGIGEEDIITLVLPYVTTAREGVARLAELLETYGTYESNGIIISDVNEIWYVETIGGHHWIARRVPDDCYATIPNQLGIDDFDFDDAFNTQREFMCSADLREFMDAHHLDRTMSAAASSGFGFQPTSAFGNVNMNGGSNSSSGAALRRNHFNPRTAFGTATTKDRIYNTPRAWYMQRYLNPSEDWDSPAARYTPASDDIPWCRVPENAVTLEDVDFLMSAHFEGTPYDPYGTLGTSESRHRYRPIGINRTGHMVAMQIRPYAPETSRSIMWISYGSGPFTAATPFYANVDDTPAYLRDTTPEVSTNNLYWANRLIAALADAHFYETSNAIEEFAESARAYGHRLVERTDAELREMTAQSSASESQKSTETAEITEDASIAIIARLQQSNEEMAEYLRTHVTKLLNDVLYTSSNLMHNSFAMSDRWN
- a CDS encoding glycosyltransferase family 2 protein; translation: MQEKKTLTFVVPAYNMTEYLERCVMSLIAAKRNDDIEVLIVDDGSSDGTLEMAQKFEARYPGIVRAIHQENRGHGGAVNTGIAAANGMYVKVVDADDWVGPEALEQVMAVLREEADSTEPIDMLVTNYVYDKVGKRNKHVVNFRHAMKAGERLTWNDLGHFGLAEYILMHALTYRTSVVRESGMQLPEHTFYVDFIYAYQPFPWVKTMKYLDTPFYHYFIGRDGQSVQTDVMIRRVDQLRLVNQCMVHATPERDTVPDGLYRYMIHFLAIESSVASVFMILSRDPENYEKKKDMWDDIKAYSPTIYKDVRKKAMSRALNLRGSIGRFVIRKGYFVAEHVVGFN
- a CDS encoding TetR/AcrR family transcriptional regulator, whose protein sequence is MANTSRMTSYQRREQLIEIGRSLFASKGFEAVSVEEIAATAKVSKPIVYEHFGGKEGLYAVVVDREMRALTDTLINALSDPQAHPRQIVERTALALLTYVEENAEGFRVLTRDSPKTDPAGSFNSLLGDISIRVEDILTEAFKRQHLPAKGVPYYAQMLIGMTVYTCQYWADQRKLSKEQLAAHIVNLAWHGLSRMEAKPELRFESDKAAKEAEKQERREIKEIAKRERKAAKEAQSQNNTESPAGQNAEQNTEQGAAGSQDTQAEQQS